Proteins from one Mesotoga infera genomic window:
- a CDS encoding RAMP superfamily CRISPR-associated protein — MILDCSSSTLSKIKEESIINQLKDKLQKDKSEENVIAEILKKLNDSELLITFKYLEATGNSDGENYVKQVYAKRRKSANCGSSFADETFHKVDATAMDILPPYSFIIEFAFTLEKPYISKDDENFTIIENSIKREKILGCPYIPGSTWKGCLRSALWHEGMKEDDEQITRIFGNERQNNESFRQGRLHFFPSFFDRVDYEIINPHNRQTRTGTNPILIECIPANETSNFSLLSQLMHFELTKRGRRKWIEESLAEELRANWKK; from the coding sequence CAAGGAAGAAAGCATCATAAACCAACTCAAGGATAAACTCCAGAAAGACAAATCAGAAGAGAATGTGATTGCGGAAATTCTTAAAAAACTAAACGACTCAGAACTCTTGATTACTTTCAAATACCTCGAAGCCACAGGGAATTCCGATGGAGAAAACTACGTAAAACAGGTTTATGCGAAGAGAAGGAAAAGTGCGAACTGCGGAAGCTCTTTCGCTGATGAAACATTCCATAAAGTCGATGCGACAGCCATGGATATTCTCCCTCCATACTCATTCATTATCGAGTTTGCTTTTACTCTTGAAAAGCCTTACATCTCCAAGGATGATGAGAATTTCACGATTATTGAAAACTCCATAAAGCGAGAAAAGATTCTCGGTTGCCCATATATTCCAGGATCTACGTGGAAAGGCTGCCTTCGTTCAGCACTCTGGCATGAAGGTATGAAAGAAGATGACGAGCAAATCACTCGAATCTTCGGAAATGAGAGACAGAATAATGAAAGCTTTCGACAGGGCCGTCTTCACTTCTTTCCATCGTTCTTCGATAGAGTAGACTACGAAATCATAAATCCTCATAACAGGCAAACTCGTACCGGGACAAATCCAATACTCATCGAATGTATTCCTGCCAATGAAACCAGTAACTTCTCACTCCTGTCTCAACTTATGCACTTCGAGTTAACAAAGCGAGGAAGAAGGAAGTGGATAGAAGAGTCGCTAGCGGAAGAGCTTCGAGCTAATTGGAAGAAGTAA